Genomic DNA from Candidatus Sulfurimonas marisnigri:
CATTTTTATTTTTAGTTGATACATAAGGTTGACCTAGTAATTGCATTGTATCATTGGATATCCCGCCACCATTGTCGCAAATAGTAGTAACAACGAATCCATCAACTTCATTAATCTCAATAGCTATACGAGGATTATTAGATTCAGAATGCTTAACAGCATCTTTAGCATTATTTATAATATTTAAAAATGCTTGTAACAACTCACTAGGATAGATATTTACATTCTTTTTAGATTTCATTGTAATGTCTACATCTATATTGTTATTTTTAAGGCTATTACCAGTCATTCTCATAGCACGTTCCATAACATCACAAACATTAACTGACTCTTTTTTCTTGTCTGGTTTTAAAAAATCACTAAAGTCGTCTATGGTCTTGGAGAGATGATTAACTTGGTCAAAAACTCTATCACTCATTTCGTCAATCATCTCATTAGTTACTTTATTTCCTAGTTCCATATCTATTTTTAAGTTATTAACAGCCATTGAGACTACCGTAAGAGGCTGTCTCCATTGATGTGCTATCATTGCTACCATTTCACCCATTGCCGCTTGTCTCGACTGAGCAATAACAATATCCTCTTGTTTTTTCAACTCTTCTTGTGCTTCTTTTAGCTCAGTCAAATCAATATCAATACAGTACATCTCAGGCTCATTATATTGATTCTCCAATAACACACAATTTGAAAAAACTGTAACATCTGAACCATCTTCTTTTTTCAATACACGCTCAGATGATGGTATTGACTGACCACCTTTTATCCACACTGCAATATCAGAATTTACTTTATCGCATATTTCATCTGGAATAATGAGCTCATCAATCTGTTTTCCCATTGCATAGTCACAACTGTAACCAAATAAATTTTCACTGGCTCTATTCCAATATATAACTCTATGGTTTTTGTCATAACCTTGCACTGCAATGGCATCTGTATATTCAAACAGTTTACGAAAACGTGCTTCGCTCTCTTGTAATGCTGTTTCAGCTCTTTTTCGTTCGCTTATATCTCTAAAAACTACAACAACACCATTTAGTTCACCATTTTCAACTAAGGGGTTACTAGAACAATCAACTGTAAAACTGCTGCCGTCTTTACGCCAGAACAGAGTCTCAACTTGGAGTGCGGAACTTTGTTTCTTCATCGTTTTATATATTGGACAATCAGACTCATGAAAAGTAGTGCCGTCTGGATGTGTATGATGCCACATTTCGTGGCTATTCTTGCCAATCATTTCATCAATAGTATATCCAAGCATATCAGCTGCAGCCTGATTAACAATAGTGTGTTTTCCATCAATATCTAAAACAAAAATTCCGTCCCTTACAGTAGAAAGAATAAGTACCTCTTTTTCGCGCAGATTAACAACATCAGAAATTTTTTTATCTAGCTTTTGAGAGATCCTCTCTTGATAAAGAACGTCAATTCTTGTTTGAGGTTGAATTTGCTTATTACTTCTATTTATAGCTCCTTCATAATACTTATCAATTATCTCTTTAATACGCTGAATAAACAGCACTGGCTCTAATGGTTTGTGTATATAACAACAAGCCCCTAGCGCCAATCCAAGCTCTTCATCCTCTTTTTCAAGATAGGTTGCTGTATAAAAAACAAAAGGAACATCTTGTAAATTATCAATACATTTCATAACACGACATAAGGTGAATCCATCCATTTTAGGCATTAAAATATCAGAAATTATAATATCTGGAGGAGTTGCCTGTGCCAAGTTTAAAGCATCTATACCATTAGAGGCTTCCTGTACACTTAGCCCCAGACTTTCAAGCATGCTGCTTAATAAAACTAAATTATCTTTATTGTCATCTACTATTAAAACATTCATCTACTCACCTTGCTGATATTTTGTATATCATGTATATTTTCTACATGTTGTGGAATATTTAAAGTAAATGTACTACCTTCATCTATTTTGCTTATACAACTAACATCACCGCCTAACACTTCTCTAGTTAATTTTTGAGTTATATAGAGTCCAAGACCAGTCCCTGCAACTTTTTCCTTGAGTTGTGACTCTAATCGCTCAAATGGCTGATATAATCGAATAAGATTATTTTGTGAAATACCTATTCCATTGTCACTAATTGATATTTTCACTAATTTTTCATCGCATTCAGACGTCACATTAATTACTCCACTTTCACTATATTTCACAGCATTACTTATAAGATTAAATAAACATTGTTTAAGATGGATACGATCAGAATAGAGCTCTATGTTATTCGGAATATTTACAGCCAATTGTAATCCTTTTTTATGAGCTTCTTCCTCCATTATTTTCACAACTTCTCCTGCAAGAACATTTAAATTAAAAGGTTCATACTTAATAATTATTACTCCTACTTCAATTTTTAGAACTTCCACAATATCTGTAGTTAGTAGAAGGAGATGTTTACCTGATTTCTCAACCCTCTGAATATAATCACGCTGCAAATCACTTATTGGACCTACTATATCGTTTAAAATCAAGCCAGTGAAGCCAATAATAGAGTTAAGAGGTGTTCTAAGTTCATGAGACATAGAAGAAATAAATATAGACTTATTTTTATCATTATAACTTTGGTGATTTTCAACCGCATCAACATGTGTTAACTCTAATATTCTAAGACTATTTTCAATAGAGCCGCGGAATATTCCTAATAACTGCTTGGAAATGTCAGTTAGAATCAACTCTTTATTGTCAACAATACATATAGCACCAAAGACGCTATTATCCGACCAAAGTAAAGGTTCTCCATAGTAACCGACAATCTGTGTCAAATCGCTATTATTACTATTGCAACACTCATCTTTAAGTGAGTTCTCAATATAAAGCGCACTCTTTTCTCTTATAACACTCTCGCTATATAATTCAGATTCCAAACTTTTACTTGCATCAATTTTAGAAGTACATACAACCTCAATTTTCTCACTAACTGCACGCACAACCAATGAATAACTCACATCGGCAACACATGTCAGAGAATCAACCATCTCCAGCCACTTTTTAAATAATTCTTTTGGAATATCAGGCTTTTTTATTCCAATATTACAAACACTTCTAATATCCATATATTTGTCCTAACAGTATTGGAATAAATTATTATATTATGAATAATACGATAAAAACATTAAACAACACATAAAGTATATAATAAAATTTATATTAACAACAGATAATCTGTAAAATGAAAAGTAATATAAGTAATTTATTATTTCCTTGATTACTTTCTCAAATATAATCAGCATTTATTAACTAATATCACGATATCATTACAAACCGATACAAAACCTCAATAAAGCCCTAAAACGGGGGAAATGAAATATATAAATGGCATTAATAGACCTACTAAACATATCTAAACACTACGAAGCACAAAAGATTTTAATAGATGTAAATTTTCATGTAAATGAAGGTGATAGAATAGTTGTTATAGGTAAAAATGGCAGCGGAAAATCTACTCTTATGAAAATCGTAAATGGTACTCTTGAACAAGATGCCGGAGATAGGATTATAAGACAAAATTTAGAAGTTAAGATGTTAGACCAAAGACCTAATTTTAAAGAGGGTCACACAGTAAGAGAAGCTGTTGAAGATGGGCTTAATGAAATCAACATAGCAAAAAACAGATATGATGAACTTTCATTGATGCTAGCTGATAACTTTGATAACAAACCTCTTATAGACGAGCATGAAAAATTATCAAAATACATAGAGCATCATAATGCATGGAACTTAGACGACAAAATAGAGCGGATAATTCAGCATTTTGATTTAAAACGTTATGAAGAGAAGCCAATAACTCTATTAAGTGGTGGTGAACAGCGTCGTGTCGCTCTAGCATCACTATTACTTCAAAAACCTGACATTTTACTTCTTGATGAACCTACAAATCACCTTGACGTCTACATGGTTGAATTTTTAGAAGAGCTTTTGTTAAAAGAGAAATTTACAATAGTTTTTATCTCTCATGATAGATACTTTATAGACAGAATTGCTACTAAAAGTGTAGAGGTAGAAGATTGTTCACTTAGAGAATATAGTGGTGGGTATAGTAACTATCTAACTCAAAAATCAGAGTATCTAAGAACTCTGCAAAAACAGCACGATAATCTTCTTGGAGTTTTAAAAAGGGAAAACGAGTGGTATGCAAGGGGCGTAAGGGCTAGACTTAAACGGAATGAGGGTCGTAAAGAGCGACTTATGAATATTCGAGAAGATGCAAAAACGAACCCTGCAAGAATAAAAAAAATGTCTATCGAACTTCAAAGAGAGGCTAAACACTTTAACCGTGACAAAAGTATAAATAAACAAAAAATGCTTTTTGAAGTAGAAGATTTAGGCTTGACACTTGGAACAAAAGAACTTCTAAAAGAGTTTACAACAAGAATACTGCAAAAAGATGTTATTGCAATTGTCGGACCAAATGGCAGTGGAAAATCAACTCTGCTAAAAGCTCTTTTAGGAAGAATAGAACCTACATGTGGAAGTATAAAACGTGGTGAATTTAAAATAGGATACTTCGACCAACATCGCGAAATGTTAGACGATGATAAAAATCTTTTAGAAACTTTTTGTCCCCTTGGTGGAGATAGAGTAGATGTTCGTGGAAAGAACTTGCATGTATATGGCTATCTTAAAAACTTTCTCTTTCCAAGAGAGTTTTTAGATAAAAAAATAGGTGTACTTAGTGGTGGAGAAAAAAACCGTATTGCCCTTGCCCTGCTCTTTACTAAAAATGTAGACATTCTAATACTAGATGAGCCTACAAATGATTTAGATATTCCGACTATAAACATTTTAGAAGAGCAGTTAACTAACTTTCCTGGAGCTGTCATCATAGTAAGTCATGATAGGTATTTCGTAGATAAGATTGCAAAAAAACTATTTATTTTTAAAAGCGATAAACGAATTGAGGAGAGTTATCAAGAGTATTCCGAATATTTAGAGCTTGAAAAAGAGTTGAAAACCTTAGATGAGATAGGAAAAGAAGTTGAGCAGGAGAAGCCAAAAATAAGAGAGAAAGAAAAAGTACTAAAACTAACTTTTAAAGAAAAAACGGCACTTGAAAATCTACCTTTAGAGATAGAAAAACTTGAGCTGGAGATGGAAGAAAAAAACAGCTGTTTAGCCAATCCAAAATGCTATGAAGAGATTGGGATAACAAAACTGGCGCAAGAGCTACAAAAGATAGAAGATATTTACGAGCAAAAAGTTGAAGAGTTACTGACTATACAAGAGAAAGAAGAGGAGATATTGAGTTTATAACTGTGTAGTTATAAACTCTTAATAAGCTCTTACCAAAAGGTAAGAAACATTTTACTTACGAGACTCTTTTAAAGTATCTGCAATTAAAAATGCCAACTCCAAAGATTGATCTGCATTTAGTCTTGGGTCACAATGAGTATGGTAACGAGAACTTAAATCCTCTTCAGTTACAATAAATGAACCACCAATACACTCAGTAACATTTTTACCAGTCATCTCTAGATGAACCCCACCAGCAACTGTTCCCTCAGCTTTATGAACTTGAAAAAACTGTTTCATTTCTGTAAGGATTGAATCAACCGGTCGAGTTTTGTAGCTGTTTGATGATTTTATAGTATTTCCATGCATTGGATCACAACTCCAAACAACATTCATACCCTCTTTTTCAATTGCACGAATTAGCTTAGGCATACCCTCGCCAACTTTATCAGCACCCATTCTAACAATAACATTCAGGCGACCTGCCTCATTTTCAGGATTTAGAGTATGACAAAGTTTAATTAAGTCTTCTGGATCCATTGACGGACCTGCTTTAACACCTATTGGATTTTTCACACCTCGGAGGTATTCAACATGAGCACCATCAAGCTGGCGAGTTCTGTCACCAATCCATAACATGTGAGCTGAAGTATCATACCAATCTCCACTCAAAGAGTCTTGTCTTGTGAAAGCCTCCTCATATGGAAGCAATAGTGCCTCATGTGAAGTATAAAAATCTGTCTCTCTTAAATTTCTATAAGTTTTAGATGTTATGCCGCAAGCTTTCATAAACTGCAGAGAGTTTTCTATATCTTGTGCCATTTTTTCATACTTTGCAGAAACTTCACTTTGATGTGCAAAGTCTAAGTTCCACTGATGAACTTGGTGTAAATCTGCCAAACCACCAGATGCAAATGCACGAAGTAGATTCAAAGTTGCAGCAGACTGATTATATGCTTTTATCATACGCTCAGGATCTGGTGTACGAGCCTCTTTCGTAAAATCAACTCCATTAATAATATCTCCACGATATGAATCAAGAGTAATGCCATCGAATGTTTCTGTATCAGAAGAACGTGGCTTAGCAAACTGTCCGCCTAAACGACCAACTTTAACTACAGGAACGCCACCTGCATATGTCATAACAACTGCCATTTGCAAAAGTGCTTTAAACGTGTCACGAATATTATCAGCATGAAATTCACTAAAGCTCTCTGCACAATCTCCACCTTGAAGTAAAAAAGCATTACCATTTGCAACATCTGCAAGTTCACTTTTCAATCTTCTCGCCTCACCAGCAAACACCAGTGGCGGATAGTTTTTTAACTCAGATAAAACTCTATTTAAATCATCTTTATTTTGATAAGTTGGTTGTTGTAAAATTGGTTTTTCTCTCCAACTAGTTGGACTCCATATACTCATTATAAAACCTTTTCAGAAATGTACTCAACTAGATGTACAATTTATATATTTTATGAAATATTACATAAAAATACCTAAAATAGCTCTGATTAATCATAGATATTTATCTAAGAATTATATTAAAAGATATTTTTATGTATAAATGTGTATAATAATCGCAACATTTCACGCAGGAAGACAATTTAATGCAAAAAGAAGAATTAAAATCTCTTGCTAAAGAGATGTATGACAATCTTATTGTCTCTATTGATGAACAAGACAGTGCGAGTGTAGAACAATTAGTAAACTACCTAGGTACAGCAACAGAAGCTATTTCTAATATTGATGGTAGTGATATAACGACTTTAGAATATGCAAAATTAACTTTCCATAATGCTTACAAAGAGATTGCCGCTGAGGGTTTGAAACAATATCAATCTACAAATGGCAAATTTTTAGAAATTTCCCAAGAACAGAGTACAATTTTAGACCAGTACCTTGTAAAAGATATTGATTTGCCAGATGTAACAAAAAAATTTTATGAGATTCAAAAACAGATGAGTGACGAGATAGAAAAAGCAAATGAAATTATTATTAACTTGTCTAATCAAGTAAAAACACTAGAAACGAAATCAAGTATTGACTCATTAACAAAAGTTTATAATAGAAGCGCCTTGTCAGTTTACTTAGAAACCCTATGTGAAGAGGGAAATAGTAACTATGAAGTGCATATGCTTATAATGGACTTAGATGACTTTAAATTAGTAAATGACACATACGGACATATTGCTGGAGATAAAATTTTAATATTCATATCAAATATTCTTAAAAGAACACTAAGAGATGGTGATAAAATATTCAGATACGGAGGAGAAGAGTTTATAATTATTTTAAATAGAATAGATGCTAAACGTTGTATGAGCATAACAAATAGAATTTTAGAACTTGTTCGCGCTAATAACCTTATATATAAAGGTAAAACTATTAATGTAACAGGAAGTATAGGCACTACGATGTTTAAGACTGGGGACACTCCAGATTCACTAATAGAAAGAGCAGACAGGGCTCTATATATTGCTAAGAATAATGGCAAAAATCAAGTGCAAACGGTACTTGACTAATGGAATTTAGCTATTTTGACATTATCATATCTACAATAATACTTTTTTTGGGACTAAAAGGAGTTTTAAATGGTTTTTTTAAAGAACTCTTTGGACTGCTTGGCATTATAGGTGGTATATTTGTAGCCTCTCGTGTGGGAGACACTATTGGACAGCGAATTAGTGACCTAGTCTTTAAATTTGAAAGCAGTGCCGCTATCAGCTTTACTGGTTTTTTAGTTACTCTAGCTATCTTTTGGCTATTTATGGTAACTATTGGCTTTATATTTAAAAAATTAAGTTCAATGAGTGGATTAGGAATTTTTGATAAAATATTAGGATTTTTCTTTGGTGCTAGTAAATTTTTCTTTATTGTTGCAGTAATTGCTTACGCAACCTACAACATAAAAGCTATGAGGACAAGTATAGATTCGGTTATGAAAAACAGTTTTATGTTTCCAATACTTATTGAGACAGGCAGTTTTATTATGAAGCTTGATCCAGTAAATATGTCCAATGACATAAATATAACAATAGACAAAACTATAAAAAATTCAACACTTAGTATTGTAGAAAATGTAAAAGAAGAAATAAAAGAAAATCTAGAACAAAACGCATCAATTAAGGAAGATAATAAATAGTATGGCAGATATAATTACTAACTTTAATGATAAAACAATTGAGTATAAACAACTACTAAATGATTTCAAAGCACTTCTTAAAAAGAATGCTCTAAAATTCACAATTCAAAGAGAGGTTATTTTAGAGACTCTTTACAATTCAGATGAACACTTGACACCAGAGTCACTTCATCATCTAATGCAAGAAAATTTTCCAGATTTAAAAACTGGAATTGCCACTGTTTACAGAACTCTATCACTATTAGAAGATTCAAATATGGTCACATCTTTATCTTTTGGTGCTCAAGGGAAAAAGTATGAGCTTGGTGCAAAACACCATCACGACCATCTTATATGCACAGAGTGTGGAATTATAACAGAGTTTGTAGATAATCTAATTGAAGAGAGGCAACATAAGATTGCGGAAGAACTTGGTTTCAATATGCAAGACCACTCAATGCAGATTTATGGAATCTGTAAAAACTGTCAAACTAAATAAAGGAAAAGCCATTGGTTTTTGATAACAAATTTATACAACAAAGAATTGAAAAAGCAGAATTGCTTAAAAAAGCTGGATACAATCCATATTCTAACGATTCTAAAAGAAATACAACCATAGAAAAATATTTAAATGTTAATACTGATGTTGCAGATAGAGAAAATAAACGTAATGAAAACCGTCATTATGTTGTTAGTGGCCGAATAAAGCTTCTTAGAATTATGGGTAAAGCTACTTTTTTAAAAATAGAAGATGAGAGTGGAATGCTACAAATTTATGTTGCAAGAGACAATCTTCCTGAAGGCTTTTACAACGATATTTTTAAAAAAAACATTGAAGTTGGTGATATTATTGAAGTAAGCGGTTACCCATTTGTTACTGGTCAAGGTGAATTATCACTACATGCAGACGGATTGAAACTTTTAACAAAAGCTATATCTCCTCTTCCAGAAAAGTTTCATGGTGTTACAGACAAAGAGATTAGATATAGAAAAAGATACTTAGATTTAATTATGAATACTGAAGTTCGTAAAACATTTAAAATTCGTTCAAAAGTTATATCACTTACTAGACGTTTTTTTGAAGATAAAGGCTTTTTAGAAGTAGAAACGCCTATGATGCACCCTATTGCTGGCGGGGCAAATGCTAAACCATTTGTAACACACCATAATGCACTTGGGATAGACAGATTTTTAAGAATTGCCCCTGAACTTTATCTAAAAAGACTTATTGTTGGTGGATTTGAAGCTGTATTTGAAATAAATCGCAACTTTAGAAATGAAGGTATGGATGCCACTCATAATCCAGAGTTTACATCTATAGAGTTTTACTGGGCTTACAAGACTTACAAAGATTTGATTGCAATAACAAAAGAGTATTTTAAATATCTTTTTGAACACCTAAGTCTTCCTACAATACTTCCTTATGGAGATTTAGAAATAAACTTTGAGCTATTTAGTGAAATTCCGCTTATTGAGTCACTATCTTCTATTGGTGATGTTCCATCAGAGATAGTTAATGATAAAGAGAAAATTGTTGAATTTTTAAATAGTAAAAACATAACTGTTAAACCTGGCATGAATCTAGGGCAGCTTCAAGGCGAACTATTTGATGAGTTTGTTGAAGACAAACTCATCAATCCAACTTTTATAACTGAGTATCCAGTTGAGATATCTCCGCTTGCTCGCAGAAGTGATGAAAATCCTGATATTACAGAGAGATTTGAGCTTTTTATAGCAGGTCGTGAAATTGCCAATGCATTCAGTGAGTTAAATGACCCAGTTGATCAATTAGAACGTTTTGAGGCTCAAGGTGCTGCTAAAGAGGGTGGTGATGATGAAGCACACGAAATGGATAGAGACTTTGTTGAAGCTTTAAGCTATGGTATGGCACCAACAGCAGGACAAGGAATAGGAATGGATAGATTGGTTATGCTATTAACTAATGAACACTCAATTAGAGATGTACTGCTATTTCCAGCTATGAAACCAATCCAAGAAAAAAATGACGAGAGTGACTAATCTCACATACAATGTGTTGATTTAGTAAAACAGGTTGCAGAGTAGCTTTTGCTCTTTTGCAAAAAAAATAAATATTAATTAGAGGAAGTACAAATGAGTTTTTTAAAAGAATATGATAGTGAAATTTTTGATTTATGTGAAAAAGAGTTAGAGCGTCAAACTGACCATTTAGAGATGATTGCTTCTGAGAATTTTACACTTCCTGCTGTTATGGAAGCTATGGGTTCAGTTTTTACAAACAAGTATGCTGAGGGTTACCCAGGTAAGCGCTACTATGGTG
This window encodes:
- a CDS encoding hybrid sensor histidine kinase/response regulator, whose product is MNVLIVDDNKDNLVLLSSMLESLGLSVQEASNGIDALNLAQATPPDIIISDILMPKMDGFTLCRVMKCIDNLQDVPFVFYTATYLEKEDEELGLALGACCYIHKPLEPVLFIQRIKEIIDKYYEGAINRSNKQIQPQTRIDVLYQERISQKLDKKISDVVNLREKEVLILSTVRDGIFVLDIDGKHTIVNQAAADMLGYTIDEMIGKNSHEMWHHTHPDGTTFHESDCPIYKTMKKQSSALQVETLFWRKDGSSFTVDCSSNPLVENGELNGVVVVFRDISERKRAETALQESEARFRKLFEYTDAIAVQGYDKNHRVIYWNRASENLFGYSCDYAMGKQIDELIIPDEICDKVNSDIAVWIKGGQSIPSSERVLKKEDGSDVTVFSNCVLLENQYNEPEMYCIDIDLTELKEAQEELKKQEDIVIAQSRQAAMGEMVAMIAHQWRQPLTVVSMAVNNLKIDMELGNKVTNEMIDEMSDRVFDQVNHLSKTIDDFSDFLKPDKKKESVNVCDVMERAMRMTGNSLKNNNIDVDITMKSKKNVNIYPSELLQAFLNIINNAKDAVKHSESNNPRIAIEINEVDGFVVTTICDNGGGISNDTMQLLGQPYVSTKNKNGTGLGIYMSKTIIEKHLKGTLSWKNVGDGACFTVALRL
- a CDS encoding CvpA family protein is translated as MEFSYFDIIISTIILFLGLKGVLNGFFKELFGLLGIIGGIFVASRVGDTIGQRISDLVFKFESSAAISFTGFLVTLAIFWLFMVTIGFIFKKLSSMSGLGIFDKILGFFFGASKFFFIVAVIAYATYNIKAMRTSIDSVMKNSFMFPILIETGSFIMKLDPVNMSNDINITIDKTIKNSTLSIVENVKEEIKENLEQNASIKEDNK
- a CDS encoding GGDEF domain-containing protein is translated as MQKEELKSLAKEMYDNLIVSIDEQDSASVEQLVNYLGTATEAISNIDGSDITTLEYAKLTFHNAYKEIAAEGLKQYQSTNGKFLEISQEQSTILDQYLVKDIDLPDVTKKFYEIQKQMSDEIEKANEIIINLSNQVKTLETKSSIDSLTKVYNRSALSVYLETLCEEGNSNYEVHMLIMDLDDFKLVNDTYGHIAGDKILIFISNILKRTLRDGDKIFRYGGEEFIIILNRIDAKRCMSITNRILELVRANNLIYKGKTINVTGSIGTTMFKTGDTPDSLIERADRALYIAKNNGKNQVQTVLD
- a CDS encoding ABC-F family ATP-binding cassette domain-containing protein — translated: MALIDLLNISKHYEAQKILIDVNFHVNEGDRIVVIGKNGSGKSTLMKIVNGTLEQDAGDRIIRQNLEVKMLDQRPNFKEGHTVREAVEDGLNEINIAKNRYDELSLMLADNFDNKPLIDEHEKLSKYIEHHNAWNLDDKIERIIQHFDLKRYEEKPITLLSGGEQRRVALASLLLQKPDILLLDEPTNHLDVYMVEFLEELLLKEKFTIVFISHDRYFIDRIATKSVEVEDCSLREYSGGYSNYLTQKSEYLRTLQKQHDNLLGVLKRENEWYARGVRARLKRNEGRKERLMNIREDAKTNPARIKKMSIELQREAKHFNRDKSINKQKMLFEVEDLGLTLGTKELLKEFTTRILQKDVIAIVGPNGSGKSTLLKALLGRIEPTCGSIKRGEFKIGYFDQHREMLDDDKNLLETFCPLGGDRVDVRGKNLHVYGYLKNFLFPREFLDKKIGVLSGGEKNRIALALLFTKNVDILILDEPTNDLDIPTINILEEQLTNFPGAVIIVSHDRYFVDKIAKKLFIFKSDKRIEESYQEYSEYLELEKELKTLDEIGKEVEQEKPKIREKEKVLKLTFKEKTALENLPLEIEKLELEMEEKNSCLANPKCYEEIGITKLAQELQKIEDIYEQKVEELLTIQEKEEEILSL
- a CDS encoding class II 3-deoxy-7-phosphoheptulonate synthase, which translates into the protein MSIWSPTSWREKPILQQPTYQNKDDLNRVLSELKNYPPLVFAGEARRLKSELADVANGNAFLLQGGDCAESFSEFHADNIRDTFKALLQMAVVMTYAGGVPVVKVGRLGGQFAKPRSSDTETFDGITLDSYRGDIINGVDFTKEARTPDPERMIKAYNQSAATLNLLRAFASGGLADLHQVHQWNLDFAHQSEVSAKYEKMAQDIENSLQFMKACGITSKTYRNLRETDFYTSHEALLLPYEEAFTRQDSLSGDWYDTSAHMLWIGDRTRQLDGAHVEYLRGVKNPIGVKAGPSMDPEDLIKLCHTLNPENEAGRLNVIVRMGADKVGEGMPKLIRAIEKEGMNVVWSCDPMHGNTIKSSNSYKTRPVDSILTEMKQFFQVHKAEGTVAGGVHLEMTGKNVTECIGGSFIVTEEDLSSRYHTHCDPRLNADQSLELAFLIADTLKESRK
- a CDS encoding Fur family transcriptional regulator; this encodes MADIITNFNDKTIEYKQLLNDFKALLKKNALKFTIQREVILETLYNSDEHLTPESLHHLMQENFPDLKTGIATVYRTLSLLEDSNMVTSLSFGAQGKKYELGAKHHHDHLICTECGIITEFVDNLIEERQHKIAEELGFNMQDHSMQIYGICKNCQTK
- the lysS gene encoding lysine--tRNA ligase, coding for MVFDNKFIQQRIEKAELLKKAGYNPYSNDSKRNTTIEKYLNVNTDVADRENKRNENRHYVVSGRIKLLRIMGKATFLKIEDESGMLQIYVARDNLPEGFYNDIFKKNIEVGDIIEVSGYPFVTGQGELSLHADGLKLLTKAISPLPEKFHGVTDKEIRYRKRYLDLIMNTEVRKTFKIRSKVISLTRRFFEDKGFLEVETPMMHPIAGGANAKPFVTHHNALGIDRFLRIAPELYLKRLIVGGFEAVFEINRNFRNEGMDATHNPEFTSIEFYWAYKTYKDLIAITKEYFKYLFEHLSLPTILPYGDLEINFELFSEIPLIESLSSIGDVPSEIVNDKEKIVEFLNSKNITVKPGMNLGQLQGELFDEFVEDKLINPTFITEYPVEISPLARRSDENPDITERFELFIAGREIANAFSELNDPVDQLERFEAQGAAKEGGDDEAHEMDRDFVEALSYGMAPTAGQGIGMDRLVMLLTNEHSIRDVLLFPAMKPIQEKNDESD
- a CDS encoding sensor histidine kinase, translating into MDIRSVCNIGIKKPDIPKELFKKWLEMVDSLTCVADVSYSLVVRAVSEKIEVVCTSKIDASKSLESELYSESVIREKSALYIENSLKDECCNSNNSDLTQIVGYYGEPLLWSDNSVFGAICIVDNKELILTDISKQLLGIFRGSIENSLRILELTHVDAVENHQSYNDKNKSIFISSMSHELRTPLNSIIGFTGLILNDIVGPISDLQRDYIQRVEKSGKHLLLLTTDIVEVLKIEVGVIIIKYEPFNLNVLAGEVVKIMEEEAHKKGLQLAVNIPNNIELYSDRIHLKQCLFNLISNAVKYSESGVINVTSECDEKLVKISISDNGIGISQNNLIRLYQPFERLESQLKEKVAGTGLGLYITQKLTREVLGGDVSCISKIDEGSTFTLNIPQHVENIHDIQNISKVSR